One genomic segment of Arcobacter porcinus includes these proteins:
- a CDS encoding UDP-N-acetylglucosamine--N-acetylmuramyl-(pentapeptide) pyrophosphoryl-undecaprenol N-acetylglucosamine transferase: MKKVVAVTGGGTGGHLKIADVFIDEFIKRGFEVVYIGSTSGQDKSWFENDNRIKESIFLETSGVVNKSGLNKINSLFNMFKKALFSLKFLYKYNINIVVSVGGFSAAPASFAAILKRDCKFFIHEQNSVIGTLNKKTMKFASAFYSSFHDISPIKDYPVKNEFFEHSRIRKELKTIAFFGGSQGASIINKFAIELAPKLDELGIKIIHQTGKNDLIKVKDEYEKLNIKADVFDFTKDIVKKMNEADFCISRAGASTLFELCANNLPAFFIPFKLAAKNHQYFNAKSILDKELCFLQTEDELNKDEFFKVLKSLKLEKMSLALKNSIKPNAIEKIVDDILKY, from the coding sequence TTGAAAAAAGTTGTAGCAGTAACTGGTGGTGGAACAGGTGGGCATCTAAAAATAGCAGATGTTTTTATAGATGAGTTTATAAAAAGAGGATTTGAAGTAGTTTATATTGGCTCAACTTCTGGACAAGATAAATCTTGGTTTGAAAATGATAATAGAATAAAAGAGAGTATATTTTTAGAAACAAGTGGAGTTGTAAATAAAAGTGGATTAAATAAAATAAACTCTTTATTTAATATGTTTAAAAAAGCTCTTTTTTCTTTAAAGTTTTTATATAAATATAATATAAATATTGTTGTGAGTGTTGGAGGATTTTCAGCTGCTCCAGCATCATTTGCTGCTATTTTAAAAAGAGATTGTAAATTTTTTATTCATGAACAAAACTCTGTTATTGGAACTTTAAATAAAAAAACAATGAAATTTGCAAGTGCTTTTTACTCATCTTTTCATGATATTTCACCAATAAAAGATTATCCAGTTAAAAATGAGTTTTTTGAACATTCAAGAATAAGAAAAGAGCTTAAAACTATCGCTTTCTTTGGTGGTTCACAAGGTGCAAGTATTATAAATAAATTTGCAATAGAACTTGCACCTAAACTTGATGAATTAGGAATTAAAATAATTCATCAAACAGGAAAGAATGATCTTATAAAAGTAAAAGATGAGTATGAGAAATTAAATATAAAAGCAGATGTTTTTGATTTTACAAAAGATATAGTAAAGAAGATGAATGAAGCAGATTTTTGTATAAGTCGTGCTGGAGCTTCAACTCTTTTTGAACTCTGTGCAAATAATCTTCCAGCATTTTTTATACCGTTTAAACTTGCTGCAAAAAATCATCAATATTTTAATGCAAAATCAATCTTAGATAAAGAATTATGCTTTTTACAAACAGAAGATGAATTAAATAAAGATGAGTTTTTTAAAGTTTTAAAAAGTTTAAAGCTAGAAAAAATGAGTCTAGCTTTAAAAAATAGTATAAAACCTAATGCTATTGAGAAAATTGTTGATGATATTTTAAAATACTAA
- a CDS encoding MBL fold metallo-hydrolase: protein MRIVISTFLLSSFLFAFDYNLKPQKVASDVWCFFGKTEVPSKENGGFMANSCYVKTDKSYVLIDSGTSYNFASQAYDAMKEIEVLPVSNIIITHEHDDHWLGNSFYKDKFNSKIYAPKSINTNYSSSSKPRIFNVLDKKELENTKIIKADIIVEKDLSLKIDNKSFKILHIPYKAHTNNDLMVYLEDSKTMFTGDIVMNERITSNRDGSIIGTLKVLDLISTYPWQTLVAGHGTIVDKNAIKHTENYFNKLKKDILQAIEDGIEADEITNIVTMDEFKDIDMFDELNSRNVFDGFTELEFYE, encoded by the coding sequence ATGAGAATAGTTATTTCTACATTTTTATTATCTAGTTTTCTTTTTGCTTTTGATTACAATTTAAAACCACAAAAAGTGGCTTCTGATGTTTGGTGTTTTTTTGGAAAAACTGAAGTTCCATCAAAAGAGAATGGTGGTTTTATGGCAAATTCATGTTATGTTAAAACAGATAAATCATATGTTTTAATAGATAGTGGAACTAGTTATAATTTTGCTTCACAAGCATATGATGCTATGAAAGAAATTGAAGTTTTACCTGTAAGTAACATTATAATTACTCATGAACACGATGATCATTGGCTTGGTAATAGTTTTTACAAAGATAAATTCAATTCTAAAATTTATGCCCCAAAATCTATAAATACAAATTATAGTAGCTCTTCAAAACCAAGAATTTTTAATGTTTTAGATAAAAAAGAGCTAGAAAATACAAAAATTATAAAAGCTGATATTATTGTTGAAAAAGATTTATCTTTAAAAATTGATAATAAGAGTTTTAAGATTTTACATATTCCATATAAAGCTCATACAAACAATGATTTAATGGTATATTTAGAAGATAGTAAAACAATGTTTACAGGTGATATTGTAATGAATGAAAGAATTACTTCAAATCGTGATGGATCAATAATTGGAACACTAAAAGTTCTTGATTTAATATCTACTTATCCTTGGCAAACTCTTGTAGCTGGACATGGAACAATAGTTGATAAAAATGCCATAAAACATACAGAAAACTATTTTAATAAACTAAAAAAAGATATTTTACAAGCTATTGAAGATGGGATTGAAGCTGATGAAATTACAAATATTGTAACTATGGATGAATTTAAAGATATTGATATGTTTGATGAGTTAAATAGCAGAAATGTTTTTGATGGATTTACTGAATTAGAGTTTTACGAATAA
- a CDS encoding MqnA/MqnD/SBP family protein — protein MIFSKIDFINLLPFHIYIKKNIKSNQLRASIEYKKSYPSIITNNFKKRKVHSAFISSIGSKNEKFLDFGIIARDYVDSVFILPNRKAKDDFQSKTSNALAKVLDLEGEVIIGDKALKFYLANKKKDNPEEIIDLAKAWQNKFNLPFVFATLCYNKYENRLKNITKKFDKKRVKIPQYILEIYSKRSGIAKNDILNYLQRIDYDITYKEKRALKLFLKLTKEKRI, from the coding sequence ATGATTTTTTCAAAGATAGATTTTATCAATTTACTTCCCTTTCACATTTATATCAAAAAGAATATAAAATCAAATCAACTAAGAGCTAGTATTGAATACAAAAAATCATATCCATCAATAATCACAAATAATTTCAAAAAAAGAAAAGTTCATAGTGCATTTATATCCTCAATTGGGTCAAAAAATGAGAAATTTTTAGATTTTGGAATAATTGCTAGAGATTATGTTGATTCTGTATTTATTTTACCAAATAGAAAAGCGAAAGATGATTTTCAATCAAAAACTTCAAATGCACTTGCAAAAGTTTTAGATCTTGAAGGAGAAGTTATTATTGGAGATAAAGCTTTAAAATTCTACTTAGCAAATAAGAAAAAAGATAATCCAGAAGAGATAATAGATTTAGCAAAAGCTTGGCAAAACAAATTTAATCTCCCTTTTGTATTTGCAACTTTATGTTATAACAAATATGAAAATAGATTAAAAAACATTACAAAAAAATTTGATAAAAAAAGAGTAAAAATTCCTCAATATATTTTAGAAATATATTCAAAAAGAAGTGGAATTGCAAAAAATGATATTTTAAACTATCTGCAAAGAATAGATTATGATATTACTTACAAAGAGAAAAGAGCCTTAAAACTCTTTTTAAAATTAACTAAAGAAAAGAGAATTTAA
- a CDS encoding HD domain-containing phosphohydrolase yields MDKKKEMVFNLNNFLLAFADLFDSKKRAYISLNIAIELNYDDKKLADITSLALAYDLGLEALKDFAFLDKNILKDKDILEIVDFSDKVASNFEFNKNSINKKKELLEFIDESLYKKDIKEIFIKLISKTSFHLDLENSNEIVLFIYSKLNDFTTVLKFEEILKMTIKFNSFVEKSSTIVEKAELLANYFEFEHKDKELFKIASSLQNIGKLALCENKKNKESNIYPYYTKIALSQIMQFDDIVKLCKNVEERLDGSGLFNLEAKDLSFKDRLIISLVFYNNLLKENLNHDEIISNMRKDAKLGKIDESIVDIFDKLFIK; encoded by the coding sequence ATGGATAAGAAAAAAGAGATGGTATTTAATTTAAATAATTTTTTATTGGCATTTGCTGATCTGTTTGATAGTAAAAAAAGAGCATATATATCTTTGAATATTGCAATTGAATTAAATTATGATGATAAAAAACTAGCTGATATTACATCTTTAGCATTGGCTTATGATTTAGGACTTGAAGCTTTAAAAGATTTTGCTTTTTTAGATAAAAATATTTTAAAAGATAAAGATATTTTAGAAATAGTTGATTTCTCAGATAAAGTAGCTTCAAACTTTGAGTTTAATAAAAATAGTATAAATAAGAAAAAAGAGCTTTTAGAATTTATAGATGAAAGCTTATATAAGAAAGATATAAAAGAGATATTTATAAAGCTAATATCTAAGACTTCATTTCATTTAGATTTAGAGAATTCAAATGAAATAGTGCTTTTTATTTATTCAAAATTAAATGATTTTACAACAGTTTTAAAATTTGAAGAGATATTAAAAATGACAATAAAATTTAACTCTTTTGTAGAAAAAAGTTCAACAATTGTAGAAAAAGCAGAACTTTTAGCAAACTATTTTGAGTTTGAACACAAAGATAAAGAACTTTTCAAAATTGCTTCAAGCTTACAAAATATTGGAAAACTAGCACTTTGTGAAAATAAAAAAAACAAAGAATCTAATATCTATCCTTATTACACAAAAATAGCATTAAGCCAAATTATGCAGTTTGATGATATTGTAAAGCTTTGTAAAAATGTTGAAGAGAGATTGGATGGAAGTGGATTATTTAATCTTGAAGCAAAGGATTTGAGTTTTAAAGATAGATTAATAATCTCTTTAGTTTTTTATAATAATCTTTTAAAAGAAAATTTAAATCATGATGAAATAATAAGTAATATGAGAAAAGATGCAAAACTTGGGAAGATAGATGAAAGTATTGTAGATATTTTTGATAAGTTATTTATAAAATAA
- the glnA gene encoding type I glutamate--ammonia ligase yields the protein MAKFVNNVEEFFSFCSENEVKFVDFRFTDLKGTWHHVTYNFKVINNDLLENGMPFDGASIEAWQPIHKSDMILKPDVETAFLDPFTADSTVIVICDVYDIYENQMYEKCPRSIAKRAVKALEESNVGDVAYFGPENEFFIFEDVKIKDTVNESHYKVDSEDGEWNDDRSYEGGNIGHRSRLKGGYFPVAPIDNGVDLRAEMMQILEQVGLEVVLGHHEVAQGQHEIGIVYGDLIEASDNVQKLKYVVKMVTHLNGKSATFMPKPLYGDNGSGMHVHQSIWKNGKNLFYKEGEYGKLSDMARWYIGGVFKHARAVAAFTNPSTNSYKRLIPGFEAPSILTYSSQNRSASCRIPYGAGEKSTRVEMRFPDSTACPYLAFSAMLMAGLDGIKNKYEPIGPMDDDLFELTLDEIRERDIPQMPHTLRGSLEALIRDNEFLRPAFTKKMIDTYQNFKFKTQVWPYEARPTPFEFKTMYSC from the coding sequence ATGGCAAAATTTGTAAATAATGTAGAAGAGTTTTTTAGTTTTTGTAGTGAAAATGAAGTTAAATTTGTTGACTTTAGATTTACAGATTTAAAAGGTACTTGGCACCATGTAACATATAATTTCAAAGTGATAAATAATGATTTATTAGAAAATGGAATGCCTTTTGATGGAGCTTCAATAGAAGCTTGGCAACCAATTCATAAATCAGATATGATTTTAAAACCAGATGTTGAAACAGCGTTTTTAGATCCATTTACTGCTGATAGTACAGTTATTGTTATTTGTGATGTTTATGATATTTATGAAAATCAAATGTATGAAAAATGTCCAAGATCTATTGCTAAAAGAGCTGTAAAAGCTCTTGAAGAGTCAAATGTTGGAGATGTAGCTTATTTTGGACCTGAAAATGAGTTTTTCATTTTTGAAGATGTTAAAATAAAAGATACAGTAAATGAGTCTCACTATAAAGTTGATAGTGAAGATGGAGAGTGGAATGATGATAGAAGTTATGAAGGTGGAAATATAGGACATAGAAGTAGGCTTAAAGGTGGATATTTCCCAGTAGCTCCTATTGATAATGGAGTTGATTTAAGAGCTGAAATGATGCAAATTTTAGAACAAGTAGGGCTAGAAGTTGTATTAGGACATCACGAAGTAGCACAAGGACAACATGAAATAGGTATTGTTTATGGTGATTTAATTGAAGCTAGTGATAATGTTCAAAAATTAAAATATGTTGTAAAAATGGTTACTCATCTAAATGGAAAATCTGCAACATTTATGCCAAAACCACTTTATGGAGACAATGGAAGTGGAATGCACGTACATCAATCTATTTGGAAAAATGGTAAAAACCTTTTCTATAAAGAGGGAGAATATGGTAAGTTAAGTGATATGGCAAGATGGTATATTGGTGGAGTATTTAAACACGCAAGAGCTGTTGCTGCATTTACAAATCCATCTACAAACTCATATAAAAGATTGATTCCAGGTTTTGAAGCACCTTCAATTCTAACTTACTCTTCTCAAAATAGAAGTGCATCTTGTAGAATTCCTTATGGAGCTGGTGAAAAATCAACGAGAGTTGAGATGAGATTCCCTGATTCAACTGCTTGTCCATATTTAGCATTTTCAGCTATGCTTATGGCAGGACTTGATGGAATAAAAAACAAATATGAACCAATAGGACCTATGGATGATGATTTGTTTGAATTAACTTTAGATGAAATAAGAGAAAGAGATATTCCTCAAATGCCACATACTTTAAGAGGTTCATTAGAAGCTTTAATTAGAGATAATGAATTTTTAAGACCAGCATTTACTAAAAAAATGATAGATACATATCAAAACTTTAAATTTAAAACACAAGTTTGGCCTTATGAAGCTAGACCTACACCTTTTGAATTTAAAACAATGTACTCTTGCTAA
- the hisJ gene encoding histidinol-phosphatase HisJ: MINDMKKQRVDLHNHTVLCNHAEGTVEEYIKRAIELGITEYGFACHAPMNYDPKYRMKLEERTLYESWVNEVKEKYKKDIKVLLGYEVDYLKGFMLDEIINAKVDYLIGSVHFLQNKNDMWGFDNPEFIGVYKSKDIDSIWTEYFDAIKEMAKTQYFDIVGHLDLIKVFKYLPKKDVRLIAKDALKEIKKSNMVLEINPAGLRKPVEEAYPSIPLLEEAFSLGIDITFGSDAHKVEHIGFGYEEVTKLAKSIGYTKCVSFEKKDRRLIEF; encoded by the coding sequence ATGATTAATGATATGAAAAAACAAAGAGTTGATCTTCACAATCACACAGTTTTGTGTAATCATGCTGAAGGAACAGTTGAAGAGTATATAAAAAGAGCAATAGAGCTTGGAATTACTGAATATGGTTTTGCTTGTCATGCTCCTATGAACTATGATCCAAAATATAGAATGAAATTAGAAGAGAGAACTTTATACGAATCTTGGGTAAATGAAGTAAAAGAAAAATATAAAAAAGATATAAAAGTTCTTTTAGGATATGAAGTTGATTATTTAAAAGGTTTTATGCTTGATGAAATTATAAATGCAAAAGTTGATTATTTAATAGGTTCAGTACATTTTTTACAAAACAAAAATGATATGTGGGGTTTTGATAATCCTGAGTTTATAGGTGTTTATAAGTCAAAGGATATAGATTCTATATGGACAGAGTATTTTGATGCAATTAAAGAGATGGCAAAAACTCAATATTTTGATATTGTTGGGCATTTAGATTTGATAAAAGTATTTAAATATTTACCAAAAAAAGATGTACGATTAATAGCAAAAGATGCATTAAAAGAGATAAAAAAATCAAATATGGTTTTAGAGATAAATCCAGCAGGACTTAGAAAGCCAGTTGAAGAAGCTTATCCTTCAATACCACTTTTAGAAGAAGCATTCTCTTTGGGTATTGATATAACTTTTGGTTCAGATGCACATAAGGTTGAACATATAGGTTTTGGGTATGAAGAGGTTACCAAACTTGCAAAAAGTATAGGATATACTAAATGTGTAAGTTTTGAAAAAAAAGATAGAAGATTAATTGAATTTTAG
- a CDS encoding MoaD/ThiS family protein, with protein sequence MVKVEFLGPINKDDMNIEIKNLKELSDILKKDDELLSWLETCAVAVNDTLVSNRDFELKSGDKISLLPPVCGG encoded by the coding sequence ATGGTAAAAGTTGAATTTTTAGGACCTATTAATAAAGATGATATGAATATTGAAATAAAAAATTTAAAAGAACTTAGTGATATTTTAAAAAAAGATGATGAACTATTGTCTTGGCTTGAAACATGTGCTGTTGCTGTAAATGATACTCTTGTATCTAATAGAGATTTTGAACTAAAAAGTGGAGATAAAATAAGTTTATTGCCACCTGTTTGTGGAGGATAA
- a CDS encoding undecaprenyl-diphosphate phosphatase produces MTIFDAIFLGIIEGITEFIPVSSTGHLIFLSEVLGLEQNNANKAFEIIIQFAAIMALVFVYPSKFTFKHINLWTKIFLAFIPIGIVGFIFSNQIKALFSIEIVAWMFIIGGIIFLIVEKFYDEKKTHISDVEDVSLKQAMWIGIAQIFALIPGTSRAGASIVGAMLVGLNRKASAEFSFLLAVPVMCATTFYDVLKHHEEILQTGNLLPLIVGFLVSFAVAFLVIKLFLKFLEKFTFVAFGIYRIIFGILILLVF; encoded by the coding sequence ATGACAATATTCGATGCCATATTTTTGGGAATAATTGAAGGTATTACAGAGTTTATTCCTGTATCTTCAACAGGTCACTTAATATTTTTAAGTGAAGTTCTAGGATTAGAACAAAATAATGCAAATAAAGCTTTTGAGATAATTATTCAATTTGCTGCAATAATGGCTTTAGTGTTTGTTTATCCTTCTAAATTTACTTTTAAACATATTAATTTATGGACAAAGATATTTTTAGCTTTCATTCCTATTGGTATTGTTGGTTTTATATTTTCAAATCAAATAAAAGCCCTATTTTCAATAGAAATTGTAGCTTGGATGTTTATAATTGGTGGAATTATATTCTTAATAGTAGAAAAATTTTATGATGAAAAGAAAACTCATATAAGTGATGTAGAAGATGTATCTTTAAAACAAGCAATGTGGATTGGAATTGCACAAATTTTTGCTTTAATTCCAGGAACAAGTAGAGCAGGAGCTAGTATTGTAGGAGCTATGCTTGTAGGATTAAATAGAAAAGCAAGTGCTGAATTCTCTTTTTTACTTGCTGTTCCTGTTATGTGTGCAACAACTTTTTATGATGTTTTAAAACATCACGAAGAGATTCTTCAAACTGGAAATTTACTTCCACTTATTGTAGGTTTTTTAGTATCTTTTGCCGTTGCTTTTCTTGTAATTAAACTATTTCTAAAATTTTTAGAGAAGTTTACTTTTGTTGCTTTTGGTATTTATAGAATTATTTTTGGTATTTTAATACTTTTAGTATTTTAA
- a CDS encoding rhodanese-like domain-containing protein: protein MFKIFIGIIFASATIFANDLQTTGVEVTLENGKKVTIKREDKPKECENVAFDPREVFGGEHQASKNVNDKCKRAYVTYFGKIAPMKAAPNIETYGELEVLEFILKAKTDKNLLLIDSRTENWFYHETIPSAVNVPYVYTKKSQYPDEFKEALEIFGVVEKNGKYDFSKAKTLLMFCNATWCGQSPEAMKELMAIGYPQEKMKWYRGGMQSWLSLGLTTIKP, encoded by the coding sequence ATGTTTAAAATATTTATTGGAATAATATTTGCAAGTGCTACAATTTTTGCAAATGATTTACAAACTACTGGTGTTGAAGTTACTTTAGAAAATGGTAAAAAAGTAACTATAAAGAGAGAAGATAAACCAAAAGAGTGTGAGAATGTTGCTTTTGATCCAAGAGAAGTTTTTGGTGGAGAGCATCAAGCAAGTAAAAATGTAAATGATAAATGTAAAAGAGCATATGTTACATATTTTGGAAAAATTGCACCTATGAAAGCTGCACCAAATATTGAAACATATGGAGAACTTGAAGTTTTAGAGTTTATTCTAAAAGCTAAAACAGATAAAAACCTACTTTTAATTGATAGTAGAACAGAAAACTGGTTTTACCACGAAACTATTCCAAGTGCGGTGAATGTACCTTATGTATATACAAAAAAATCTCAATATCCAGATGAGTTTAAGGAAGCTTTAGAGATTTTTGGAGTGGTAGAGAAAAATGGAAAATATGATTTTTCTAAAGCAAAAACTCTTTTGATGTTTTGTAATGCAACTTGGTGTGGACAATCACCTGAAGCTATGAAAGAGCTTATGGCTATTGGTTATCCTCAAGAGAAAATGAAATGGTATAGAGGTGGAATGCAATCTTGGCTTAGTTTAGGTCTTACAACTATCAAACCTTAA
- a CDS encoding valine--tRNA ligase, which yields MSDKYEPSKVEDSFYKIWESKGYFEIDGNRSIQKLDENGKEKTFSIMMPPPNVTGSLHIGHALTFTLQDIITRYKRMDGFKTLWQPGTDHAGIATQNIVEKQLLAEGTTKEEIGREKFLERAWLQKQTSGGNIVHQMRKLGVSPAWSRERFTMDEGLKEAVKEAFVKLYNDGMITQNNYMVNWCTHDGALSDIEVEHEEINGNFYHMNYNFADGSGFVTVATTRPETYFGDSAVMVHPDDARYKSIIGKELVLPLINRKIKIIADSHVDMEFGTGIVKVTPAHDTNDYEVGLRHNLEFIKCFDEKGILNNECGEFAGLERLKARPIIVKKLQEDGIITKIEEHKHQVGHCYRCKNIVEPFISKQWFLSEEVAKKSIEKTKAHNNFHPAHWINSYTAWMDELRPWCISRQLWWGHRIPVFTCSSCNHEWADKNDEPEACPKCNNKNYTQDPDVLDTWFSSALWAFSPLGWGNNDKSSELYNFKEDMKNFYPNSLLITGFDIMFFWVARMMMMGEYLLGELPFKDIYMHALVRDETGAKMSKSKGNVIDPLDMVEEHSADIIRFTLAYLAVQGRDIKLGAKNLEQFRNFTNKLYNASNFLRLNVDTFPDLKEINIKTPLGLYMQSRLSHAVDEVRATLESYKFNEAASTLYRFVWMEFCDWGIEYSKASKESILELGSIFKETLKMVSPFMPFISDYLYHKLSGTTLESGDSLMISSFPENIKKDENIEEMFSIIEEAIVSIRRAKVIIDMGNSKIAKAYIKLDKNIDTNVAKPFIEKLAKVDEIEFVTSKVENAITDVSNHLEVYLPTQEIDMKPIIDKLTKQQEKAQKEFDKLNGMLSNERFVANAPANVIEENKKALEEVKTRLDKIEAELKSLS from the coding sequence ATGAGCGATAAATACGAACCATCAAAAGTAGAAGATAGTTTTTATAAAATTTGGGAGAGCAAAGGTTATTTTGAGATAGATGGAAATAGATCTATCCAAAAACTTGATGAAAATGGAAAAGAAAAAACTTTTTCAATCATGATGCCACCACCAAATGTAACGGGAAGTTTGCATATAGGACATGCATTAACTTTTACTTTACAAGATATTATAACTAGATATAAAAGAATGGATGGATTTAAAACTCTTTGGCAACCAGGAACTGACCATGCTGGAATTGCAACTCAAAATATTGTTGAAAAACAACTATTAGCAGAAGGCACAACAAAAGAAGAGATAGGAAGAGAAAAATTCTTAGAAAGAGCTTGGTTACAAAAACAGACTTCAGGTGGAAATATTGTTCATCAAATGAGAAAATTAGGAGTAAGTCCAGCTTGGAGTAGAGAACGATTTACTATGGATGAAGGTTTAAAAGAGGCTGTAAAAGAGGCTTTTGTAAAATTATATAATGATGGAATGATAACTCAAAATAATTATATGGTAAATTGGTGTACACACGACGGAGCTCTAAGTGATATTGAAGTTGAACACGAAGAGATAAATGGAAATTTCTATCATATGAATTATAATTTTGCAGATGGAAGTGGATTTGTAACTGTTGCAACTACAAGACCTGAAACATATTTTGGTGATAGTGCTGTTATGGTTCATCCAGATGATGCTAGATATAAATCAATCATAGGAAAAGAGTTAGTTCTACCACTTATAAATAGAAAAATCAAAATTATTGCTGATTCTCATGTTGATATGGAGTTTGGAACAGGTATTGTAAAAGTAACTCCTGCACATGATACAAATGACTACGAAGTAGGACTTAGACACAATTTAGAGTTTATAAAATGTTTTGATGAAAAAGGTATTTTAAACAATGAGTGTGGAGAGTTTGCTGGACTTGAAAGATTAAAAGCTAGACCTATAATAGTAAAAAAACTTCAAGAAGATGGAATTATCACTAAAATTGAAGAGCATAAACATCAAGTAGGGCACTGTTATAGATGTAAAAATATTGTTGAACCATTTATATCTAAACAGTGGTTTTTATCTGAGGAAGTAGCAAAGAAATCAATTGAAAAAACTAAAGCACATAATAATTTTCATCCAGCACATTGGATAAATTCATATACAGCTTGGATGGATGAGCTAAGACCTTGGTGTATTTCAAGACAACTTTGGTGGGGACATAGAATTCCAGTGTTTACTTGTAGCTCTTGTAATCACGAATGGGCAGATAAAAATGATGAACCAGAAGCTTGTCCAAAATGTAATAATAAAAACTACACGCAAGACCCAGATGTATTAGATACTTGGTTTTCTTCTGCACTTTGGGCTTTTTCGCCACTTGGTTGGGGAAATAATGATAAATCATCAGAATTATATAATTTCAAAGAGGATATGAAAAACTTTTATCCAAACTCTTTATTAATAACTGGTTTTGATATTATGTTCTTCTGGGTTGCTAGAATGATGATGATGGGAGAATATCTATTAGGAGAATTACCATTTAAAGATATTTATATGCATGCTTTAGTAAGAGATGAAACAGGTGCAAAAATGTCTAAATCAAAAGGAAATGTAATAGATCCACTTGATATGGTTGAAGAGCATAGTGCAGATATTATTAGATTTACTTTAGCTTACTTAGCTGTTCAAGGAAGAGATATTAAACTTGGTGCTAAAAATTTAGAGCAGTTTAGAAACTTCACAAATAAGCTTTATAATGCTTCAAATTTTTTAAGATTAAATGTAGATACTTTCCCTGATTTAAAAGAAATTAATATTAAAACTCCACTTGGATTATATATGCAAAGTAGATTAAGCCATGCAGTTGATGAGGTAAGAGCTACTCTTGAAAGTTATAAATTCAATGAAGCTGCAAGTACACTTTATAGATTTGTTTGGATGGAGTTTTGTGATTGGGGAATTGAATATTCAAAAGCTTCTAAAGAGTCAATTCTAGAACTAGGTAGCATATTTAAAGAGACATTAAAAATGGTTAGTCCATTTATGCCTTTTATTTCAGACTATTTATATCATAAATTAAGTGGAACAACACTTGAAAGTGGTGACTCTTTGATGATTTCATCTTTCCCAGAAAATATTAAAAAAGATGAAAATATTGAAGAGATGTTCTCTATTATTGAAGAAGCTATTGTATCTATACGAAGAGCAAAAGTTATTATTGATATGGGTAATTCAAAAATAGCAAAAGCTTATATAAAACTTGATAAAAATATTGATACAAATGTTGCAAAACCATTTATAGAAAAATTGGCAAAAGTTGATGAGATAGAGTTTGTTACAAGTAAAGTTGAAAATGCTATAACAGATGTTTCAAATCATTTAGAAGTATATCTTCCAACTCAAGAGATAGATATGAAACCAATTATTGATAAATTAACAAAACAACAAGAAAAAGCACAAAAAGAGTTTGATAAATTAAATGGAATGTTATCAAATGAGAGATTTGTAGCAAATGCACCTGCAAATGTAATAGAAGAGAATAAAAAAGCTCTTGAAGAGGTAAAAACAAGGTTAGATAAAATAGAAGCAGAACTAAAAAGTTTGAGTTAA
- a CDS encoding molybdopterin synthase catalytic subunit, with amino-acid sequence MYSEDLQLHKDDLEIEKIHNAWYEKYKDLNYGAFITFVGIIRDEGGISGLSFDVYEPILKKWFASWQEKAKQKGAIVFMAHSVGDVLNHKSSYIAGVCSPQRRVALELIDEYVEDFKKNAPIWKYDLINGERIYAKDRSQKIDGAGILA; translated from the coding sequence TTGTATAGTGAAGATTTACAACTACATAAAGATGATTTAGAGATAGAAAAAATACATAATGCTTGGTATGAAAAATATAAAGATTTAAACTATGGAGCATTTATTACTTTTGTTGGAATAATAAGAGATGAAGGTGGAATAAGCGGACTTTCATTTGATGTTTATGAACCAATTTTAAAAAAATGGTTTGCTTCTTGGCAAGAAAAAGCAAAACAAAAAGGAGCAATAGTTTTTATGGCTCATAGTGTTGGAGATGTTTTAAATCATAAAAGTTCATATATAGCTGGAGTTTGTAGTCCACAAAGAAGAGTTGCTTTGGAGTTAATAGATGAATATGTTGAAGATTTTAAGAAAAATGCACCAATATGGAAATATGATTTAATAAATGGAGAGAGAATTTATGCAAAAGATAGAAGCCAAAAAATTGATGGAGCAGGTATTTTAGCATGA